From Streptomyces sp. NBC_01551:
CCGGTCGGCGCCACCCCCCAGCCGCGCAGCGGCTCCTGGCAGACCCCGGAAGAGGCCCCGGACCAGGGACGTCCCGGCTCCTGAGCCGGACCGCGCCCATCGCGGCAGGGCGGAGGGGAGGGCGGGGCGCGGCCGCGCGGGCTACGGCTGGCTCTCCTCGGGCTCCTCGATGACGTGCATGGCGGCTTCCTCGGCGGAGGCTGCCCCCGCGTCGATCCCCACGTCCCGCGCGAGGACGGAGTTCCCGTGGGGCGAGGCGGTGACCGGCGCCAGCCGGCCTGCGCGCGAATCGCCCGCCTGCGCGTCCACGGGCTCGCCCTCTCCGTTGACCAGGTCACCGATGCCGTCTCCCGCCGGGGGCTCCTGCTCGGGCTCCTCCCGGGCGAGGCGTTGATCGAGGCTCTCTCCCCGCCGTTGCGCCTCACCGGTGCTGGCGTCCCCGTGCCTGGTGTAGAGCCGCTCGGGCGGCGAGTACCCCTGGTCGAGCAGGGCGTCCGTGCCGAGTTCGCCGAGGCTGCCGTCCATGTCGGGCTGCAGTTCGGAGGGCTCGTCCTCCGGCTGGGGCTGGTAGACGTCGTCGCCGCGGGCATTGGTCTCGCTCATGGTCCTGTCCTCCTTCTCGTTCTCGTCGCGGCAGCCGTCGCTTCACCCGCCTGGCGTTCTCCGGTCCGCGGCTACTTCCAGCCTCGCCGGTGCCCACGCCCAGCGCGAACCGGCGCCGATCCGCGTCTGCGGGTTCGGAACGACGGCGGCGAAACAGGCGGCCGGATCGGCGCCGGGTTGGTCACCACCACGGGGCCATCGGCCGCTTCCGGGTCGCCCGAGGCGAGGGAAAGCCCGTGACCGGCAGCTTGGAGGTGTACTGGGGCACGGACCGGGAGCAGACCGTCGACAACCGCGCACCGGCCGCGGCCCGCCGAGCACCCGCCCGGCGAACCGGCGCGGGCCCTGCCGAGTCCGCCGACTGCCGCCCCGCGCGGGAACGACGCGGCCGCCGCGATGGCGTGTACGGCTGCATCGACCACGCCGACGCCATCGCGCTGTTCGGCCACTTCACGGCCGGGACCCGGCACCACCCTCGCGCTGAGCGTCCGCCCGGCGCGGGAGCGTCCGTGCCGTGGCGCGCCGCGCCGGCATCCGCGAGGGCGCCCCGGCCCCGAAGCAGCCGCCTTCACGACGGGCCTGCCCGCATCGCCCTGGCACCCACCGGGCCGCCGGCCTCCCCGCTCGCTCCGGTCAGTGGCCGAGGGCCCGCTTGAGTTCGGCCTTGTCCATCTTCGAACGGCCTTCGACGCCCCGCTGCTTCGCCTCGTTGTAGAGCTGCTCCTTCGTGGGGCCCTGGGCGCCGCTGTGCGAGCGCTGTCCGCCCCTCTTCGACGACGACATGTCGTGCGTGGAGGACCGGCTCGCCGTCTTCGACTCCCCTGAGCGGGCGCGTTCCTTGTTGACGGTGCGCGCGGCGATCTCCTTCGCGCGCTTCGTGCTCTCGCCGCGCTGCTCGGCGCTCTCCTTGATGTGCTCGTACTGTCGTTCACGCTTGGGACTGGAACCGCGAGGCATGGCGACTCCTCCACTCGGCTCGGATGCGGAATCAGTTCACGGATCCGCCGGATCCGTACGACGCCTGCCCGCCCGGGGCCACGTCATTCGGGCGGTCCGGCCCCGGCTCCCCGGGGGCAGCCCGGCGGGCGAGGGGCGGTCCGGCCCCGGCTCCCCGGCGCGGCGGCCACCCGGCACGGCGGTGCCCGGGGCGGCCCCCGGGCCGGTCAGCGGGGCCGCACGCCGTCGAAGACCACCTCGAAGATCCGCTCCACGGCCGCCGGGTCCGCGCTGAGCTGCTCCACCATCGCGCCGGTACCGACCAGCAGGGCCAGCAGCTCCGGCAGGCGCAGCTCCGCGCGGACCACCCCGGCCCGCTGCGCCTCGGACAGCAGGCCGGCCAGCCGGGTCTGGATCTCCTCGGTCGGCTCGCGCAGCGACGCGTGTACGTCCACCCCGGCCGCGGCCAGCGCCTGGGCGAACTCGTTCTTGCCCGCCGACCGTTCCACCACCAGACGGAAACAGGCGAAGAAGGCCTCGGCCGGATCGGCCCGCGCCTCCAGCTGCGCGGTCACGGCCGCCATCTCCTCCAGCCTGCGCACCATCACGGCCTCCAGCAGCGCCTCCTTGGTCGGGAAGTGCCTGAAGAGCGTGCCGACACCGACCCCGGCGGCCCGGGCGATCTCCTCGGTCGGCACGCCGACGCCGCGGGTGGTGAACACCTCCGTGGCGACATCGAGCACCCTGGCCCGGTTACGGGCCGCGTCCGCCCGCAGCGGACGCTCCTGAGCGCCACTCATCCCTCTTCCGCCTTCCTCTGCCGCGGCGGGAGAACCACTGGACAACCGGAGTCGCCAGTCCGTATCGTCGAAAACGGAGCCGCTAGTCCGATTCTAGTGGCCGATCCCGCCGGAGGTTGATCATGCCCAAAACGCTGTCACCGCGAGAGGTCTCCCAGAAGCTGCTGGAGAACATCGGCGCGGGGCGGTACGCGGAGCTGGCCGGACTCTACGCGGAAGACGCCGTCGTGGAGACCGTCTTCGAGCCGGTCGGGCCGCGCCGGTTCGAGGGCCGGGCCATGCTCGAAGAGCGGCTCGCGGCGGTCGCCGCGAGCTCGCCCGTGGAGCTGACCCCGATGAACGTGGTGATCCGGGAGACCGACGACCGGGAGGTGGTCGTCGCCGAGTGGGACTACCGGGTTCACCACCGGGCGACCGGGCGGACCTTCGAAACCGCCAACATCCAGGTGCTGCGGGTCCGCGACGGCCTGATCGTCACCAGCCGGGACTTCCACGACCACCTGGCCCTCGTCGTGGCCGGCGGCCATCTGCCCCAGCTGGTGGAGGCGCTGGAGGGCGGGCAGGGCGAGTAGGACCACCGCCGGGCCGGGCCGCACCCCCGCCTGCCGCGCCGCCCGCCACGGCGGGGTCCGGCCCGCCCGCCCCGGCGCTACGCCTGCGCGAGGGCCCGGGGGTCGACCGGGCGGGGCACGAAGACCGGGGAGTCCGACTGGTAGAAGAGGTCGATGTCGGCCTCCTCGCCGCCCACGATCAGGGTGTCCCAGGCGCCGCTCTCCCGCAGCGTGCGGAGGGTTGCGGGGGCGATCGAGGCGAGGTGGGAGCGGAGTTCCCCGTCCGTGGGCAGGCCGGGGAGCCTGGACCCCAGCCGGTCGCGGATCCCGGCCATCCGCTCCAACAGCGCGTCCAGGTCGCTCCCGCCGGCCGGGGCGGACGCCGCGCCGGACGCCGCACCACCCGCCGGACCGAACCCCGCACCGCCGCCGGCCTCCGCGCTGCGCGCGATGATGTCCTTGATGGCGCGGGTGACGCCCTGCTCGTCAGTGGTCACCATGGCGTTCCAGGCCCGGCTCTTGTGCCGGTACTGGAGCATGGACATCGCCGCCTCGTGCCGGATGAAGTCGGCGTCCCGCAGCGGCTTGCCCTGCCAGGCGCGGCTGAGCGAGCGGGCCAGCGAAGCGGCGGAGGCGAGACCGCTGTTGAGGCCGCGGCCCGGCCAGAAGTGGATGGCGTTGGCCGCGTCGCCCAGCAGGAAGCCGTAGGTGCCGGGACTGGTCGCGGTCGGCCGGTTCAGCTGGGCGGTGAACCGCGGGCGCTGGACCATGTCCAGCCGGAACGAGGTGATCGCGGACAGGTCGTCCTCGGCCACCCCGAACAGGCTGAGGCCCTGCCGGATCTCCTTCCACAGGGGGGAGCCGCGCAGCAGGGCGGGCAGGAAGAGCGTGCCGTGGGTGGGGCAGCGGAACTCGTTGTCCTCCTCCTGCCGGCTCATCAGGCAGGGGCGGGCGGCGATGCACTCCTCGAAGACGTGGCGGACCGGGTCGATGCCGATGACGTTCCTGGCCTCCTCCCGGGTGAGGCGCATGTTCAGGAAGCCCTCGCCGCGCAGCGAGTTGAGCAGGAACCGGTTCTGCGACACCGTCAGCAGCACGCTCATCGGATCCGGCAGCTTCGACTTGACGCGCAGCCCCAGCACGATGTCCTGGAGGTGCTCGCCGTCGAGGGAGTAGATCGAGGCGTCGGCCGCGCCGAAGCGGTCGGCGTAGTGCTCACGGGTGCGGGAGCGGCCGCCCTCGCAGACCACCAGGACGTGTTCCTGGGCGAGCCGGTTCTGCTGCTCGGTCACGTCGAAGCGTTTGGGGACGAGCCGGATCGCCGGCCTCCGGTTCGCCAGGTCCAGCAGTCTGTCCTCGATGTGGGCGATCCGGATGTTGCGGGGCGGGCGGCCGTCGACCGAGTCCGGGCCGACGGGCCACATCTCGGAGTAGGCGGCGTCGTCGTCGAACAGCGCGCCGAGGACTTCCCCGGACAGGGCGAGGTACTGCCGGCTCTGGACGGTCACCACCTGCTGGCGGCGGAAATTGCCCTGGGTCTCGTCCTTCCAGACGATCGCGGAGCCCTTCCTGGTCCAGCGCCCGTCGTAGAGGGTGATGACGGTGCGGCCGGGCAGCATCTCGTCGAGCGCCAACGCGAAGGCGAGGCCGACCGGGCCACCGCCGGTGACGGTGACCCGCAGCATGCCGGGGTCCGCGGTGCTTGCCCGGGGGACGTCCAGGAGGGAGAGGTCCATGACCGTCTCCATCGCGTCCTGCGCCTCGTAAAGGAACGTTTCATCACCGATCCGGATGCAGTCGTTCGGACGCAGCACATGCCGGCTGACGCGCTGGTCGTTGACGAACGTGCCGTTGCGGCTGTCCCGGTCGTAGAGGACGAACCCGGCGTCCTCCGTGAGGATCTCGGCG
This genomic window contains:
- a CDS encoding DUF5709 domain-containing protein gives rise to the protein MSETNARGDDVYQPQPEDEPSELQPDMDGSLGELGTDALLDQGYSPPERLYTRHGDASTGEAQRRGESLDQRLAREEPEQEPPAGDGIGDLVNGEGEPVDAQAGDSRAGRLAPVTASPHGNSVLARDVGIDAGAASAEEAAMHVIEEPEESQP
- a CDS encoding plasmid stabilization protein, coding for MPRGSSPKRERQYEHIKESAEQRGESTKRAKEIAARTVNKERARSGESKTASRSSTHDMSSSKRGGQRSHSGAQGPTKEQLYNEAKQRGVEGRSKMDKAELKRALGH
- a CDS encoding TetR/AcrR family transcriptional regulator, yielding MSGAQERPLRADAARNRARVLDVATEVFTTRGVGVPTEEIARAAGVGVGTLFRHFPTKEALLEAVMVRRLEEMAAVTAQLEARADPAEAFFACFRLVVERSAGKNEFAQALAAAGVDVHASLREPTEEIQTRLAGLLSEAQRAGVVRAELRLPELLALLVGTGAMVEQLSADPAAVERIFEVVFDGVRPR
- a CDS encoding nuclear transport factor 2 family protein, translated to MPKTLSPREVSQKLLENIGAGRYAELAGLYAEDAVVETVFEPVGPRRFEGRAMLEERLAAVAASSPVELTPMNVVIRETDDREVVVAEWDYRVHHRATGRTFETANIQVLRVRDGLIVTSRDFHDHLALVVAGGHLPQLVEALEGGQGE
- a CDS encoding FHA domain-containing protein, with translation MRGSRTRNQRRRFKGCGVPSVIVGRTGPFTGQSVVVGGEPLSFGRKSDNSVVIVSPSASRLHAEILTEDAGFVLYDRDSRNGTFVNDQRVSRHVLRPNDCIRIGDETFLYEAQDAMETVMDLSLLDVPRASTADPGMLRVTVTGGGPVGLAFALALDEMLPGRTVITLYDGRWTRKGSAIVWKDETQGNFRRQQVVTVQSRQYLALSGEVLGALFDDDAAYSEMWPVGPDSVDGRPPRNIRIAHIEDRLLDLANRRPAIRLVPKRFDVTEQQNRLAQEHVLVVCEGGRSRTREHYADRFGAADASIYSLDGEHLQDIVLGLRVKSKLPDPMSVLLTVSQNRFLLNSLRGEGFLNMRLTREEARNVIGIDPVRHVFEECIAARPCLMSRQEEDNEFRCPTHGTLFLPALLRGSPLWKEIRQGLSLFGVAEDDLSAITSFRLDMVQRPRFTAQLNRPTATSPGTYGFLLGDAANAIHFWPGRGLNSGLASAASLARSLSRAWQGKPLRDADFIRHEAAMSMLQYRHKSRAWNAMVTTDEQGVTRAIKDIIARSAEAGGGAGFGPAGGAASGAASAPAGGSDLDALLERMAGIRDRLGSRLPGLPTDGELRSHLASIAPATLRTLRESGAWDTLIVGGEEADIDLFYQSDSPVFVPRPVDPRALAQA